A single Campylobacter hyointestinalis subsp. hyointestinalis DNA region contains:
- a CDS encoding flagellar basal body rod modification protein: protein MAISSVNNTTTPTFTTDRWAAAETAEKEKNVAGTGTNPKATLNKDAFMKLLLTELQYQDPTEPMDSAKMLEQTSQLATLEMQENTNKVMKQLTNQMQGSLSMTAMSALGKIANFSNAISKDTATSSVDFKLYFDNSAKFGNVEIYDSTGKVVKTIPFKELNKGINKFTWDGTDNNGLQTLPGEYLIKANYTDTSDQKQESVIGSYPVEAVKFVNGVAQVKIAGEYVAIDKVTEFTEPVKKTTVSNSGESSSEGTNS from the coding sequence ATGGCAATCAGTTCAGTAAATAACACTACAACTCCGACATTTACGACAGATCGGTGGGCAGCAGCCGAAACTGCTGAAAAAGAAAAAAACGTAGCAGGTACAGGAACAAACCCAAAAGCAACCCTTAATAAAGATGCCTTTATGAAACTTCTTCTTACAGAACTTCAATATCAAGATCCAACCGAGCCTATGGATAGTGCAAAGATGCTTGAACAAACCAGTCAGTTAGCAACTCTTGAAATGCAAGAAAATACAAATAAAGTTATGAAACAACTCACCAACCAGATGCAAGGTAGTCTTTCAATGACTGCTATGAGTGCACTTGGAAAGATAGCAAATTTCTCAAATGCTATCTCAAAAGATACGGCTACTAGTAGCGTGGATTTTAAATTGTATTTTGATAATAGCGCTAAATTTGGTAACGTTGAGATCTATGATTCTACTGGAAAAGTAGTAAAAACCATACCATTTAAAGAGCTAAATAAAGGTATAAATAAATTTACTTGGGACGGTACGGATAATAATGGCTTACAAACACTACCAGGTGAATATCTCATAAAAGCAAACTATACAGATACTTCAGACCAAAAACAAGAGTCAGTCATAGGCTCATATCCGGTTGAAGCAGTTAAATTCGTAAATGGCGTAGCTCAAGTAAAAATAGCAGGTGAGTACGTTGCTATAGACAAAGTAACTGAATTTACCGAACCTGTTAAAAAAACTACAGTATCAAATAGTGGCGAAAGTAGTAGCGAGGGTACAAACTCATGA
- the queF gene encoding preQ(1) synthase, with protein MKYGEKIINKFDIEKDLEIWSNSSKNDYAIRITLPEFACFCPRSGYPDFATIYLTYVPRDFVVELKAIKLYINSFLNRHISHEASINEIYDTLDKKLNPKYLRVVGDFNPRGNVHTVIELDSNLVRKEKFDVSSITLETTRKF; from the coding sequence GTGAAATATGGTGAAAAAATAATAAATAAATTTGATATAGAAAAAGATCTTGAAATTTGGTCAAACTCTAGTAAAAACGACTATGCTATACGCATAACTTTACCTGAGTTCGCGTGCTTTTGTCCGCGCTCAGGATATCCTGATTTTGCGACTATATACTTAACTTACGTGCCGCGTGACTTTGTAGTCGAACTAAAAGCGATAAAACTCTATATAAATAGCTTTTTAAACCGCCATATAAGTCACGAAGCAAGTATAAACGAGATCTATGATACTTTAGATAAAAAGTTAAATCCAAAGTATTTACGCGTTGTGGGTGACTTCAACCCACGCGGAAACGTGCATACGGTTATAGAACTAGACTCAAATTTAGTTCGTAAAGAAAAATTTGACGTGAGTTCTATCACTTTAGAAACTACTCGCAAATTTTAA
- the dnaA gene encoding chromosomal replication initiator protein DnaA: MLANEVLELLSQEISKNEMENYISQIKFNEKLSNNETAIFTAPNELMAKFIQTRYASKIAHLFEIKTGNKPNISITTQKNKLSIKTKDVDVKQIRTQSSLLNPSYTFESFVVGDSNQFAYISSKQVAANPGLVYNPLFIYGSTGLGKTHLLQSIGNYCLEHGKTVICVTSEQFMSDFMRNVENRTMNKFKEKYRSCDVLLIDDIQFFHKSEKTQEEFFHTFNEIHAKNGQIVMTSDKPPKMLKGFEERLKSRFEWGLMADITPPELDTKIRIIKAKCEFDGINLSSDITEYIATNMGDNIREIESAIININAFANIMRQEITLEFAKNVIKDQIKEKKENISLENIIDCVSKEMNIKPSDIKSKSRTKGIVEARRICIYLAKSLTPNSMPQLATHFGLKDHSAVSHNIKKINEIINNDEYFKARVEELKNKITSKE; encoded by the coding sequence TTGTTAGCAAATGAAGTCTTAGAACTTTTAAGTCAAGAAATTTCAAAAAATGAGATGGAAAACTATATATCTCAAATCAAATTCAATGAAAAACTATCAAATAACGAAACTGCTATTTTTACAGCACCAAACGAACTTATGGCTAAATTTATACAAACTAGATATGCTTCTAAGATCGCTCATCTTTTTGAGATAAAAACAGGAAATAAACCAAATATAAGCATCACTACTCAAAAAAATAAACTATCTATCAAAACAAAAGACGTAGATGTAAAACAGATCAGAACTCAAAGTTCGCTTTTAAATCCAAGCTATACTTTTGAAAGCTTCGTCGTAGGCGACTCAAATCAATTCGCATATATTAGTTCAAAACAAGTAGCAGCAAATCCAGGCCTTGTTTATAATCCACTTTTTATATATGGCTCAACTGGACTTGGCAAAACTCACCTTTTACAATCCATCGGAAATTACTGTTTAGAACACGGAAAAACAGTTATATGTGTAACTAGCGAACAATTTATGAGCGATTTTATGAGAAACGTTGAAAATAGAACTATGAATAAATTTAAAGAAAAATATCGTAGTTGTGATGTTTTACTTATAGACGATATCCAATTTTTTCATAAATCAGAAAAAACACAAGAAGAGTTTTTTCATACTTTCAACGAAATTCACGCCAAAAACGGTCAGATCGTTATGACTTCAGATAAACCACCAAAAATGCTAAAAGGTTTTGAAGAAAGATTAAAAAGTCGTTTTGAATGGGGACTTATGGCTGATATCACACCGCCTGAGCTTGATACTAAAATACGCATTATAAAAGCAAAATGTGAGTTTGATGGTATAAATTTAAGCAGTGATATAACAGAATACATAGCTACAAATATGGGTGACAATATCCGCGAGATAGAAAGCGCTATCATAAACATAAACGCATTTGCAAATATTATGCGTCAAGAAATAACTCTTGAATTTGCTAAAAACGTTATTAAAGATCAGATAAAAGAGAAAAAAGAAAATATAAGCCTTGAAAATATCATAGATTGTGTAAGCAAAGAAATGAATATAAAACCAAGCGATATAAAAAGTAAAAGTCGTACAAAAGGCATAGTAGAAGCTAGAAGAATTTGTATATATTTAGCAAAATCTCTTACTCCAAACTCAATGCCTCAACTAGCAACACATTTTGGATTAAAAGATCATAGTGCAGTTAGTCATAACATAAAAAAAATAAATGAGATAATCAATAACGATGAATATTTTAAAGCAAGAGTCGAAGAGCTAAAAAATAAGATAACATCAAAGGAATAA
- the gyrB gene encoding DNA topoisomerase (ATP-hydrolyzing) subunit B yields the protein MENLEKKDYGAGNIKVLKGLEAVRKRPGMYIGDTNINGLHHMIYEVVDNSIDEAMAGYCDTIDIELTNEGSAIITDNGRGIPVDIHPTEKISAATVVLTVLHAGGKFDKDTYKVSGGLHGVGVSVVNALSKKLVLNIKRDGKLHRQEFAEGIPQSDLEVIKTTNRTGTSVEFWPDDTIFEITKFDREILAKRFKELAYLNPKITINFKDQRDGFKESYHFDGGLESFVTDMNKSNPVSKAVSFSGGEDDVIVDFALLYNDTYSENLLSFVNNIKTPDGGTHEAGFRAGLTRAITNYIAANAAAREKDTKITGDDIREGLIAVISVKVPEPQFEGQTKGKLGSSYVKPIVQKMTFEVLCKYFEENPNEAKAIMNKALMAARGREAAKKARDLTRKKDSLNSVGTLPGKLADCQSKDPSESEIYLVEGDSAGGSAKQGRDRAFQAILPLRGKILNVEKSRLDKILKSEEIKNMITAFGCGIGEEFDLARLRYHKIIIMTDADVDGSHIQTLLLTFFFRFLTPIIENGYVYLAQPPLYRYKKGKKEIYLKDEKALNEFLIETGIEGESFEGVGNKDLIDYLKIIAAYRSILIELKKRFNILVAIRYMIENPDIIARDYNELFGVIKKKLEDEGFNILNSYVNEDEIRVYVQTENGLEELVINDNLFANPLYEEAVHIFTKMKEREIDLKRDPVEVLEEIEKNAKKGAYIQRYKGLGEMNPSQLWDTTMNPENRRLLKIDVKDMEAASGVFELFMGDEVEPRREYIQAHAKDVKHLDV from the coding sequence ATGGAAAATTTAGAAAAAAAAGATTATGGCGCTGGAAATATCAAGGTTTTAAAAGGTCTTGAAGCTGTTAGAAAACGCCCTGGAATGTATATAGGCGATACTAATATAAATGGCCTTCATCATATGATCTATGAAGTAGTAGATAACTCCATAGATGAAGCAATGGCTGGATATTGCGATACTATCGATATTGAGCTTACAAATGAAGGCTCAGCTATAATCACAGATAATGGTAGGGGAATTCCAGTAGATATTCATCCAACTGAGAAAATCTCAGCTGCGACTGTGGTTTTAACCGTTCTTCACGCTGGGGGTAAATTTGATAAAGATACATATAAAGTATCAGGCGGACTTCATGGAGTTGGTGTATCAGTTGTCAATGCTCTATCTAAAAAATTAGTTTTAAACATAAAAAGAGATGGGAAACTTCATCGCCAAGAATTCGCCGAAGGCATACCTCAAAGCGATTTAGAAGTTATCAAAACCACAAATAGAACTGGAACTAGCGTGGAGTTTTGGCCTGATGATACTATCTTTGAAATAACTAAATTTGATAGAGAAATTTTAGCCAAAAGATTTAAAGAATTAGCATATTTAAATCCAAAAATTACTATAAATTTCAAAGACCAAAGAGATGGATTTAAAGAGAGTTATCACTTTGATGGCGGACTTGAGAGCTTTGTCACTGATATGAATAAGAGCAATCCAGTAAGCAAAGCTGTGAGCTTTAGCGGTGGGGAAGATGATGTTATAGTTGATTTTGCTCTTTTATATAATGATACATATAGCGAAAATTTATTAAGCTTTGTAAATAATATTAAAACCCCCGATGGTGGAACTCACGAAGCTGGATTTAGAGCTGGACTTACTAGAGCTATCACAAATTACATAGCAGCAAACGCCGCTGCTCGTGAAAAAGATACCAAAATCACTGGAGATGATATAAGAGAAGGTCTTATAGCAGTAATCAGCGTAAAAGTTCCAGAACCTCAGTTTGAAGGACAAACTAAAGGAAAACTAGGCTCAAGTTATGTAAAACCTATCGTTCAAAAGATGACTTTTGAAGTACTTTGCAAATATTTTGAAGAAAATCCAAACGAAGCAAAAGCCATTATGAATAAAGCTCTAATGGCAGCTCGTGGCAGGGAAGCAGCTAAAAAAGCAAGAGATTTAACACGTAAAAAAGATAGTTTAAATAGCGTCGGAACGCTTCCTGGCAAGTTAGCAGACTGTCAAAGTAAAGATCCAAGCGAGAGTGAAATTTACCTTGTAGAGGGAGATTCTGCTGGAGGTTCTGCAAAACAAGGTCGTGATAGAGCATTTCAAGCGATACTTCCACTTCGCGGTAAGATTTTAAATGTAGAAAAAAGTAGGCTTGATAAAATTCTTAAATCAGAAGAGATAAAAAATATGATAACCGCGTTTGGTTGTGGTATAGGAGAAGAATTTGATCTGGCTAGACTTAGATATCATAAGATCATCATTATGACCGATGCTGATGTCGATGGAAGCCATATCCAGACTCTGCTTCTTACGTTTTTCTTTAGATTTCTTACGCCAATTATCGAAAATGGATATGTTTATCTAGCTCAACCACCACTTTATAGATATAAAAAAGGTAAAAAAGAAATTTATTTAAAAGATGAAAAAGCTTTAAATGAATTCCTTATAGAAACAGGTATCGAGGGAGAGAGTTTTGAAGGTGTCGGAAATAAAGATTTGATCGATTATCTAAAGATAATAGCGGCTTATAGAAGCATACTTATTGAACTTAAAAAACGTTTTAATATCTTAGTTGCTATAAGATATATGATAGAAAATCCAGATATTATAGCAAGAGATTACAACGAACTTTTTGGAGTTATCAAGAAAAAGCTTGAAGATGAAGGATTTAATATCTTAAATTCATACGTCAATGAAGATGAGATAAGGGTTTATGTACAGACTGAAAACGGACTTGAAGAACTTGTTATAAATGATAATCTTTTTGCAAATCCTCTTTATGAAGAAGCCGTTCATATCTTTACAAAAATGAAAGAGCGTGAGATAGATCTAAAAAGAGATCCAGTAGAAGTGCTTGAAGAGATAGAAAAAAATGCTAAAAAAGGTGCTTATATACAACGCTATAAAGGTCTTGGAGAGATGAATCCAAGCCAACTTTGGGATACGACTATGAATCCAGAAAATAGACGTTTGTTAAAAATCGACGTAAAAGATATGGAAGCTGCAAGTGGAGTTTTTGAACTATTTATGGGTGATGAAGTCGAACCTAGACGCGAATATATCCAAGCACACGCAAAAGATGTAAAACATCTGGACGTTTGA
- the dnaN gene encoding DNA polymerase III subunit beta: MKVLIKKNVLESIVTNTNPYLEKKDLSSITSHIFISAKDGILSIKATDHEIGLAYNVKNAVINDEGKATANGKKLLDIIKSLKDGDIMLETIQNHLYIKQNNSKYRLPMQKAEDFPSFPNLENKKKFDINAGLLSKSLRKISNSIEAVNSKIELTGALIDVKKEYINLVGTDTKRLSIYKLETNSDNENSNIIIPKKAITEIQKLFFENIEIYYDENILIAVSQNFEFFTKLINGKYPDYNRVIPNETKQNLVLNREKMIEGIKTISMLSEYIKITFNAENISFESINEDNSEAKTLIEYKNNISEEIVIGMKNKFILDFLTSIEDSEFSLGYNDSALPFILSSGDLKTVIMPVNI; this comes from the coding sequence ATGAAAGTTCTAATCAAAAAAAATGTCCTTGAATCAATAGTAACAAACACAAATCCTTACCTAGAAAAAAAAGACCTTAGTTCCATAACTTCACATATTTTTATATCTGCAAAAGATGGAATTTTAAGTATAAAAGCAACAGATCATGAAATAGGTCTAGCATACAACGTAAAAAATGCTGTAATAAATGATGAAGGAAAAGCTACTGCAAACGGAAAAAAACTTCTTGATATAATCAAAAGCCTAAAAGACGGTGATATAATGCTAGAAACTATACAAAATCACCTTTATATAAAACAAAATAATTCAAAATATAGACTACCTATGCAAAAAGCAGAAGATTTTCCATCATTTCCAAATTTAGAAAATAAAAAGAAATTTGATATAAACGCAGGACTCTTAAGTAAAAGCTTAAGAAAAATATCAAATTCAATTGAAGCAGTAAATTCAAAAATAGAACTAACTGGAGCTTTAATAGATGTAAAAAAAGAATATATAAATTTAGTCGGAACAGATACTAAAAGACTTAGTATATATAAGCTAGAAACAAACTCTGATAATGAAAACTCAAATATAATAATACCAAAAAAAGCTATAACTGAAATTCAAAAACTATTTTTTGAAAATATAGAAATTTACTATGATGAAAATATTCTTATAGCCGTTTCACAAAACTTTGAGTTTTTCACAAAACTCATAAATGGAAAATATCCTGACTATAACAGAGTTATTCCTAATGAAACAAAACAAAATTTAGTCCTAAATAGAGAAAAAATGATAGAAGGTATAAAAACTATATCTATGCTATCAGAATACATAAAAATAACTTTTAACGCTGAAAATATAAGCTTTGAAAGTATAAATGAAGACAATAGTGAAGCAAAAACTCTGATAGAATACAAAAACAATATATCTGAAGAGATAGTAATTGGTATGAAAAATAAATTTATATTAGACTTTTTAACAAGTATAGAAGATAGCGAATTTTCTCTTGGATACAATGATTCAGCACTACCTTTTATACTAAGCTCAGGTGATTTAAAAACTGTGATAATGCCGGTAAATATATAA
- a CDS encoding EAL domain-containing protein gives MLYSQTKERSNRFALALRIAIPFIFVLFFWGYTFLKIDLFAKQDLVLFLALTLAYVYYTFFMIYHGFNSSFIDQNTKTFTKEKISDIIKKSIKKQENRNIVMIGIKNLNEINQRYGFENLDQILRLFVIELEYFLKKKNLYNIPIGKYFDGYFLMLLDSKESALSHILKEFELYISKRGINNIEINTVFSMLPNSYDVNLNSTISALFYKILDDENSKKIDINDYEKMIYDAIQNRNFILKFQTIKDNKFDKDMIYLIQKLKFNSQNIPKYKLTKIINQMGYEIKYDLEIIKLLFEDLNFNKIKHKLFIEISPVSIRNHEFMTKFFKLVRDKNIDPKKIVFEFFEESYFKQINKFKEIMNEYKKQGFCFALSHFGGQNSSLEYLKYLEVDYIIYDMEFSKNLNDSKFEKILQSIEILSKNLGIKTIIRFIDKDEIYDKVKKSGIDFLQGFCIDKPKNTLGEIQ, from the coding sequence ATGCTTTATAGCCAAACAAAGGAGCGAAGCAACCGCTTTGCTCTTGCACTTCGTATAGCTATTCCATTTATTTTCGTATTGTTTTTTTGGGGTTATACTTTTTTAAAGATTGATCTATTTGCCAAACAAGATCTTGTACTGTTTTTAGCACTTACTTTAGCTTATGTTTATTACACTTTTTTTATGATATATCACGGTTTTAACTCAAGTTTTATAGACCAAAACACTAAAACATTCACAAAAGAAAAGATAAGCGATATCATTAAAAAAAGTATAAAAAAACAAGAAAACAGAAATATCGTGATGATAGGCATAAAAAATTTAAATGAGATAAATCAAAGATATGGTTTTGAGAATTTAGATCAAATTTTAAGGCTTTTTGTCATTGAATTAGAGTATTTTTTAAAGAAAAAAAATCTATATAATATTCCTATAGGAAAGTATTTTGATGGTTATTTTTTGATGCTTTTAGATTCTAAAGAGAGCGCTCTTAGTCATATATTAAAAGAATTTGAGCTTTATATATCTAAAAGAGGCATAAACAATATAGAGATAAACACTGTTTTTAGTATGTTGCCAAATAGTTATGACGTAAATTTAAACAGTACGATTTCAGCACTTTTTTATAAGATATTAGATGATGAAAATAGCAAAAAAATTGATATAAATGATTATGAAAAGATGATTTATGATGCCATACAAAACAGAAATTTCATTTTAAAGTTTCAAACTATAAAAGATAACAAATTTGATAAAGATATGATATATCTCATACAAAAACTTAAATTTAATTCTCAAAATATACCAAAATACAAACTCACAAAAATTATAAATCAAATGGGTTATGAGATAAAATATGATCTTGAAATTATAAAATTATTGTTTGAAGATCTAAATTTCAATAAGATAAAGCATAAACTTTTTATAGAAATTTCGCCCGTTAGTATAAGAAATCACGAGTTTATGACTAAATTCTTTAAATTAGTAAGAGATAAAAATATAGATCCAAAAAAGATTGTATTTGAGTTTTTTGAAGAGAGTTATTTTAAGCAGATAAATAAATTTAAAGAGATAATGAACGAATACAAAAAACAGGGCTTTTGCTTTGCTTTATCTCATTTTGGTGGTCAAAATTCCAGCTTAGAATATCTAAAATATTTAGAAGTTGATTATATAATCTACGATATGGAATTTAGTAAAAATCTAAATGATTCTAAATTTGAAAAGATATTACAAAGCATAGAAATATTATCAAAAAATCTTGGTATAAAAACTATAATAAGATTTATCGATAAAGATGAAATTTACGATAAAGTAAAAAAGAGCGGTATAGATTTTTTACAAGGATTTTGTATAGATAAACCAAAAAATACTTTAGGAGAAATTCAGTGA
- a CDS encoding flagellar hook-basal body complex protein, whose product MMIGFYNGISGVKSQGFGIDVVANNISNVNNVGFKSSTPEFKSIFYQTLAQGSTPVTSQIGLGSTSMATSLKFSQGSITSTDKVFDMAIEGDGFFGVSVGNELYFTRNGDFIRDANGDMVDASGRYLQGTMANLSPIGLSQNAQDKLGAGTNGEAFTVETGNSIKLGAVDAQTKIHLPNILFIPATATTEVKFKGNLDSSLIQDNVKLNLNINPATKEELNLTNDQINQTLDKVAKKLNINGDLNVAEHKLDIGENQTVNLKITDKDGKTLEVSAKTDFDGKFSLNNIDVKDLNLDGDLSISASSTTDQLNKDAKTISLKGDLKDTPEVLSINENQEVYIKITDIDGKQVTAKATADKDGKFEIKNYDVSKLNLDGELTITAEATVKQEAANTFSSTTDVYNADGTKNTIKLEYKKQVPQTGDQTIWNVTATMTSPTNEVLSTSAGALTYNSKGALVSSTITEVGGVKLNFGSFYTEGTPNSGYDGIVTSANTSVMTNITKDGSAEGLLKEYSMNDNGEIVAIFDNGKMSSVAKVALYHFQNDQGLSKVSENAYSATSNSGRPIFYTDANGEVIYGAKIQNSSLEMSNVDLGTSLTDLIIMQKAYDASAKSITTSDQMIQKAINMKK is encoded by the coding sequence ATGATGATAGGTTTTTACAACGGTATCAGTGGAGTAAAATCTCAAGGATTTGGTATCGATGTAGTTGCAAATAACATATCAAACGTAAATAATGTCGGCTTTAAGTCAAGCACACCTGAGTTTAAAAGCATATTTTATCAGACTCTTGCGCAAGGCTCTACTCCAGTAACCTCTCAAATAGGACTTGGCTCGACTAGTATGGCGACTTCTTTGAAATTCTCTCAAGGTAGCATAACTAGCACCGATAAAGTGTTTGATATGGCTATCGAAGGAGATGGATTTTTCGGCGTAAGTGTAGGCAATGAGCTGTATTTTACTAGAAACGGCGATTTCATAAGAGACGCAAATGGAGATATGGTAGATGCTAGCGGTAGATACTTGCAAGGTACAATGGCAAATTTATCTCCCATAGGTCTTAGTCAAAACGCACAAGATAAACTAGGAGCAGGAACAAACGGCGAAGCATTTACGGTTGAGACTGGAAACTCTATCAAGCTTGGAGCAGTCGATGCACAGACAAAAATACATCTACCAAACATACTTTTTATACCAGCTACTGCTACAACAGAGGTTAAATTTAAAGGAAATTTAGACTCTAGCTTGATCCAAGACAACGTAAAATTAAATTTAAACATAAATCCAGCGACCAAAGAAGAGTTAAATTTAACCAACGATCAGATAAATCAAACTTTAGATAAAGTAGCTAAAAAACTAAACATAAACGGGGATCTAAACGTAGCTGAACACAAACTAGACATCGGTGAAAATCAAACCGTAAATTTAAAGATCACAGATAAAGACGGCAAGACTTTAGAAGTGAGCGCTAAGACAGATTTTGATGGCAAATTTAGTTTAAATAATATCGATGTAAAAGACCTAAATTTAGACGGAGATCTAAGCATAAGTGCGAGTTCTACAACAGACCAGTTAAATAAAGATGCAAAAACTATCTCACTTAAAGGCGATCTAAAAGATACTCCAGAAGTGTTAAGCATAAATGAAAATCAAGAAGTTTATATAAAGATAACAGACATTGATGGGAAACAAGTCACAGCAAAAGCTACAGCCGACAAAGACGGTAAATTTGAGATAAAAAACTATGACGTCAGTAAGCTGAATTTAGACGGAGAGTTAACTATCACTGCAGAAGCTACAGTAAAACAAGAAGCCGCAAATACATTTAGCTCGACTACAGACGTATATAACGCAGATGGCACAAAAAATACTATAAAACTAGAGTATAAAAAACAAGTTCCACAAACCGGCGATCAAACTATCTGGAACGTAACTGCTACAATGACATCACCTACAAACGAAGTTTTAAGTACATCTGCAGGCGCACTTACGTACAATAGCAAAGGCGCTCTAGTTTCAAGTACCATTACCGAAGTAGGCGGTGTCAAATTAAACTTCGGTAGTTTTTATACTGAAGGTACGCCAAACTCTGGTTATGATGGTATAGTAACGAGTGCAAATACGTCTGTGATGACAAATATCACAAAAGACGGCTCTGCTGAAGGACTCCTAAAAGAATATAGTATGAATGATAACGGCGAAATAGTGGCTATATTTGACAACGGAAAGATGAGTTCCGTAGCTAAAGTGGCGCTTTATCATTTCCAAAATGACCAAGGACTAAGCAAAGTCAGCGAAAATGCTTACTCTGCGACTTCAAATTCTGGTAGACCGATATTTTATACGGATGCAAACGGTGAAGTGATATACGGAGCAAAGATACAAAATAGCTCACTTGAGATGTCAAACGTCGATCTAGGCACGTCTTTGACTGATCTTATCATTATGCAAAAAGCGTACGATGCAAGCGCGAAGTCTATCACGACAAGTGATCAGATGATACAAAAAGCGATAAATATGAAAAAATAA
- a CDS encoding HD domain-containing protein codes for MINAKLIDHIFKAASISRWNDYPKMVNLVELDKQAHKFIIAYFIAKQEFDVDMNYIIEGGVFEFLSRVVVTDIRPDVFHQIQKSKNQEIQSWILGKLENMVEDIDDGNFFERFKAYQDDKTHKKERLILKAASYIATKWEFSIVYQTSKFLSDIEELKQKVDEELEDYYELIGVRKIAMNQKLARIIDLSGRLRFQKRWAQTQRIPETAVLGHMLVVAIFAYFYSLKVGACPKRLENNFYCALFHDLPESLTRDIISPVKYGISGLNEIISEYEMRLIDERILPFVPESFRDEFSYILGVRKEEGILKKDEFENRIKKTIPVHFEGSMSSVNDNEFNAIDGKALKCCDNLAAYVEAGISISYGVKSKDLVSGFSNIQAKFDKNPKIEGVDFSKICAEIIEYFDIKL; via the coding sequence ATGATAAACGCTAAACTCATCGATCACATCTTTAAAGCTGCTTCGATTTCACGTTGGAATGACTATCCAAAAATGGTAAATTTAGTCGAGCTTGACAAACAAGCACATAAATTTATAATAGCTTATTTTATCGCAAAGCAAGAATTTGACGTGGATATGAACTATATCATAGAAGGCGGTGTTTTTGAGTTTTTAAGTCGTGTAGTAGTGACTGACATACGCCCTGATGTGTTTCATCAGATCCAAAAATCCAAAAATCAAGAAATACAGAGCTGGATACTGGGCAAACTTGAAAATATGGTTGAAGACATCGACGATGGTAATTTTTTTGAAAGGTTTAAAGCTTATCAAGACGATAAAACTCATAAAAAAGAGCGTCTTATCTTAAAAGCGGCTAGCTATATAGCGACAAAATGGGAGTTTAGCATAGTTTATCAAACTAGCAAGTTTTTAAGTGATATAGAAGAGTTAAAACAAAAAGTAGATGAGGAACTAGAAGATTACTATGAACTTATAGGAGTTCGTAAGATCGCTATGAATCAAAAACTAGCTCGCATCATAGATCTAAGTGGACGTCTTCGCTTCCAAAAGCGTTGGGCACAAACTCAACGAATACCAGAGACTGCGGTATTAGGACATATGCTAGTCGTGGCGATATTTGCTTATTTTTATAGCTTAAAAGTAGGGGCTTGCCCAAAACGACTTGAAAATAACTTTTATTGCGCTTTGTTTCACGACTTACCAGAAAGCCTTACGCGTGACATCATAAGTCCCGTAAAATATGGTATAAGCGGACTAAATGAGATAATAAGCGAATATGAGATGAGGCTTATAGATGAGCGAATTTTACCTTTTGTTCCTGAGAGTTTTAGAGACGAGTTTAGCTACATTTTAGGTGTTAGAAAAGAAGAGGGCATTTTAAAAAAAGATGAGTTTGAAAATCGTATAAAAAAAACAATTCCAGTACATTTTGAAGGCAGTATGAGTAGCGTAAATGATAATGAGTTCAACGCTATAGACGGTAAAGCTCTAAAATGCTGCGACAATCTAGCCGCTTACGTAGAAGCGGGAATTTCCATAAGTTATGGTGTAAAAAGCAAGGATTTAGTCAGCGGATTTAGCAACATACAAGCTAAATTTGATAAAAACCCAAAGATAGAAGGCGTCGATTTTAGTAAAATTTGTGCTGAGATCATAGAGTATTTTGATATAAAACTTTAG